Proteins encoded together in one Chitinophaga varians window:
- a CDS encoding purine-nucleoside phosphorylase: MSELTDQIKEAGDYIRKHWQETPVAGVILGSGLGNLTGEIEQSIEISYRDIPHFPESTVEGHSGKLILGYMQGRPIVAMAGRFHYYEGFSMKQVTFPVRVMKELGIHTLFISNAAGGMNADFKVGDLMIIRDHINLQPEHPLRGRNENTLGPRFPDMSEPYSKELILSAFQIAAANNIDLHTGVYVGVQGPTFETRAEYKYMHIIGGDAVGMSTVPEVIVAAHAGLKVFAMSVITDIGIREEENVITHEEVLEAAHAAEPKLTLIFSELIRQL; the protein is encoded by the coding sequence ATGAGTGAATTAACGGACCAGATCAAAGAAGCTGGGGATTATATCAGAAAACACTGGCAGGAGACGCCTGTGGCCGGGGTGATATTGGGAAGCGGGCTGGGTAACCTGACCGGTGAAATAGAACAAAGCATCGAAATATCTTATCGTGATATTCCCCATTTCCCCGAATCTACGGTGGAAGGGCATTCCGGGAAGCTGATACTGGGATATATGCAGGGCAGGCCTATTGTTGCAATGGCCGGCAGATTCCACTATTATGAAGGGTTTTCCATGAAACAGGTCACTTTTCCGGTAAGGGTGATGAAGGAACTGGGCATTCATACCCTGTTCATTTCCAACGCTGCCGGCGGTATGAACGCTGACTTTAAGGTGGGTGACCTGATGATCATCAGGGACCATATCAACCTGCAGCCGGAGCACCCGCTGCGTGGCCGTAATGAGAATACACTGGGGCCCCGTTTCCCGGACATGAGCGAACCCTATTCCAAAGAACTGATCCTGTCAGCGTTTCAGATAGCTGCAGCCAACAATATTGACCTGCATACCGGCGTATATGTAGGCGTACAGGGTCCTACTTTCGAAACCAGGGCGGAATATAAATATATGCACATCATCGGCGGAGATGCCGTAGGCATGAGCACAGTACCGGAAGTGATCGTAGCGGCACATGCCGGCCTGAAAGTCTTTGCCATGAGCGTTATCACCGATATCGGCATCCGTGAGGAAGAAAATGTGATCACCCATGAGGAAGTACTGGAAGCGGCCCATGCGGCAGAACCCAAGCTAACGCTTATCTTTAGTGAATTAATCCGGCAACTATAA
- a CDS encoding transglycosylase domain-containing protein, translating into MKKSVKILWRVAFGILALFVLLILLINFRVIGNMPSMEELENPRAALASEVIADDGTILGKYYQVDRSSSDFNEISKNVINALIATEETRFYQNSGIDAKGTMAIPFYLLIGKKRGSSTITQQLALNLQTDNLGKQRATNPVSRAFQKLQEWIIAVKLERNFTKQEILTLYLNTVAFGDNVYGIENGARTFFSKDAGHLSIEEAAILVGMLKGNTLYNPRRNPQLALARRNTVIDNMVDANFITPAEAAAAKSKPIVLHYNKIDHNKGLAPYFREVLRDEVKAWCKDHKKADGTPYNLYRDGLKIYTTINPRMQLYAEEAVSRHLQTLQKYLSNQNDVKTGNVWKKWPQYLDKYTKESDRYRNMKEAEASDEDITKSFNTPTKMKVFAWKSFTEPDLNEIDTVMTPLDSIKYMRAVLQAGFMAMDPESGEVKAWVGGPDFRYFKNDHVAKTRRQVGSTFKPFLYCFAIMNGMSPNTMLPNEPITIGNWTLTRNSEGSVGGSISMAGALARSLNLVSAYLIKQIGAKAFADFAQNKIGFTSKIEPYPSIALGVSEISLYEMLQAYTMFPARGINTKPIYITRIEDRYGNILETFAPVKREVISEKEAYTMVKMMEGVLQPGGTGARMRGTYKMQGEMAGKTGTTNDNTDGWFIGYTPKLLAGAWVGCENNFIHFATTGIGQGANTGLPIWAYFMQKVFADNTLKVTSSDKFPVPANMTDETYSNFDTNVKPGAEAEDIGNGSESDYQTNEEDMYSPGADKPAQETTRPKEEKPVTPKPKEDNKDKGTPATPKAVYPPKKDS; encoded by the coding sequence ATGAAAAAATCGGTGAAAATATTGTGGCGTGTAGCGTTTGGTATTTTAGCACTGTTCGTTCTTTTAATCTTACTGATCAACTTCAGGGTCATCGGCAATATGCCCTCCATGGAGGAACTGGAAAACCCGCGCGCCGCGCTGGCTTCCGAAGTAATAGCTGATGACGGGACCATATTGGGCAAATATTATCAGGTTGACCGCTCCAGCAGCGATTTCAATGAGATCTCCAAAAATGTGATCAATGCCCTGATCGCTACGGAAGAAACCCGCTTTTATCAGAACTCCGGTATCGATGCCAAAGGCACTATGGCCATCCCTTTTTACCTGCTGATCGGTAAAAAGCGCGGTTCCAGCACCATCACCCAGCAGCTGGCACTCAACCTGCAAACAGATAACCTGGGTAAACAGCGTGCCACCAATCCCGTTAGCAGGGCTTTCCAAAAACTGCAGGAGTGGATCATCGCCGTGAAACTGGAAAGAAACTTCACCAAACAGGAAATCCTGACACTGTACCTGAACACGGTCGCTTTCGGTGATAACGTATATGGTATTGAAAACGGCGCCCGTACTTTCTTCAGTAAAGATGCCGGTCACCTTTCCATCGAGGAAGCAGCGATACTGGTGGGCATGCTGAAAGGCAATACCCTCTACAATCCCCGTCGTAACCCGCAGCTGGCCCTGGCCCGCCGTAATACGGTGATAGACAACATGGTGGATGCCAATTTTATCACCCCTGCAGAAGCTGCCGCTGCTAAAAGCAAGCCTATTGTATTACACTATAATAAGATAGACCACAACAAAGGACTGGCGCCTTATTTTCGCGAAGTGCTGCGTGATGAGGTGAAAGCCTGGTGTAAAGACCATAAAAAAGCAGACGGCACGCCGTATAACCTTTACCGTGACGGCCTCAAGATTTATACTACCATCAACCCACGTATGCAGTTGTATGCAGAAGAGGCGGTGTCCCGTCACCTGCAAACCCTGCAGAAATACCTGTCTAACCAAAACGACGTGAAAACAGGCAACGTGTGGAAAAAATGGCCGCAGTACCTCGATAAATACACGAAAGAATCTGACCGCTACCGTAACATGAAAGAAGCGGAGGCTTCTGATGAAGATATTACCAAGTCCTTCAACACCCCGACCAAAATGAAGGTGTTTGCCTGGAAAAGCTTTACAGAACCGGACCTGAACGAGATTGATACCGTGATGACGCCGCTGGATTCCATTAAATACATGCGTGCGGTGTTACAGGCCGGCTTCATGGCCATGGACCCTGAAAGCGGTGAGGTAAAAGCCTGGGTAGGCGGTCCGGATTTCCGTTACTTTAAAAATGACCACGTAGCTAAAACCCGCCGTCAGGTTGGCTCTACCTTTAAACCGTTCCTGTATTGCTTTGCGATCATGAACGGTATGTCGCCCAACACCATGCTGCCCAACGAACCGATCACTATCGGCAACTGGACACTGACCCGCAACTCTGAAGGCAGCGTAGGCGGCAGTATCTCTATGGCAGGCGCATTGGCCAGATCTCTCAACCTGGTGTCCGCCTATCTGATTAAACAGATTGGCGCCAAAGCCTTTGCAGACTTTGCACAGAACAAAATTGGCTTCACCAGCAAAATAGAACCTTATCCATCCATCGCGCTCGGGGTATCTGAAATATCCCTGTACGAGATGTTGCAGGCCTACACCATGTTCCCGGCCAGAGGTATCAATACCAAACCGATCTATATCACCCGTATAGAAGACCGTTACGGTAATATCCTCGAAACCTTTGCCCCGGTGAAACGTGAGGTGATCAGCGAGAAGGAAGCATACACCATGGTGAAGATGATGGAGGGCGTATTGCAGCCCGGCGGCACCGGCGCCCGTATGCGCGGCACTTATAAAATGCAGGGTGAAATGGCCGGTAAAACCGGTACCACCAACGATAACACCGACGGCTGGTTTATTGGTTACACCCCTAAACTGCTGGCAGGCGCCTGGGTAGGTTGCGAAAACAACTTTATCCACTTTGCCACCACCGGTATAGGTCAGGGCGCCAATACAGGCCTGCCTATCTGGGCCTATTTCATGCAGAAAGTATTTGCCGATAATACACTGAAAGTTACCAGCAGTGATAAATTCCCGGTGCCGGCCAATATGACGGATGAAACCTACTCCAACTTTGACACCAACGTGAAACCCGGTGCAGAAGCGGAAGATATCGGCAACGGTTCCGAATCCGACTACCAGACCAATGAGGAAGACATGTACTCACCGGGGGCTGACAAGCCGGCGCAGGAAACCACCAGGCCCAAAGAGGAGAAGCCGGTAACGCCAAAGCCTAAAGAAGATAATAAAGACAAGGGAACACCTGCCACACCCAAAGCAGTATATCCTCCTAAAAAAGATAGTTAA
- the sucC gene encoding ADP-forming succinate--CoA ligase subunit beta, with protein sequence MNLHEYQAKELLKKYNVPVQEGIPVETPEAAAEAYKQLKVQYGNEFAVVKAQIHAGGRGKGKIRGTEQRGVAVGKNAEDVKTIAGNILGGTLVTIQTGEAGKLVNKVLVAQDVYYPGPNPVKEFYLSILLDRAKGQNVIMYSTEGGMDIEEVAHSTPEKIYKEWVKPNMALQPFQARNIAFNFGLSGEAFKNMVKFVTNLYNAYVGLDCSMLEINPLFKTSDEKIIAVDAKVNLDDNALMRHPDLEALRDITEEDPTEVEAGKYNLNFVKLDGNVGCMVNGAGLAMATMDMIKLSGGDPANFLDVGGTANAQTVEAGFRIILKDPKVKAILINIFGGIVRCDRVAQGVIDAYKSIGNINVPIIVRLQGTNAKEAKELIEASGLKVQSATLLSEAADLVNKALN encoded by the coding sequence ATGAATTTACACGAGTACCAGGCTAAAGAACTGTTGAAAAAATATAATGTACCGGTTCAGGAAGGCATTCCGGTAGAAACACCGGAAGCAGCGGCCGAAGCTTACAAGCAACTGAAGGTGCAGTATGGTAATGAGTTTGCAGTGGTTAAAGCGCAAATTCACGCTGGTGGACGCGGTAAAGGTAAAATCCGTGGAACTGAGCAGAGAGGTGTGGCTGTAGGAAAAAATGCGGAAGATGTGAAAACCATTGCGGGCAACATCCTGGGTGGCACACTGGTAACCATACAGACCGGCGAAGCAGGCAAACTGGTAAACAAAGTACTGGTAGCACAGGACGTTTATTACCCTGGCCCTAATCCGGTAAAGGAATTTTACCTGTCTATCCTCCTGGACCGCGCTAAAGGCCAGAATGTGATCATGTATTCTACTGAAGGCGGTATGGATATCGAAGAAGTAGCGCACAGTACTCCTGAAAAAATATACAAAGAATGGGTAAAGCCAAACATGGCCCTGCAACCATTCCAGGCCCGTAATATCGCTTTCAACTTCGGTTTGAGCGGCGAAGCGTTCAAAAACATGGTGAAATTTGTTACCAACCTGTACAACGCTTACGTAGGACTGGATTGCAGCATGCTGGAAATCAACCCGTTATTTAAAACCAGCGACGAGAAAATCATTGCCGTTGACGCCAAAGTAAACCTGGATGACAACGCCCTGATGCGTCACCCTGACCTGGAAGCCCTCCGCGACATCACCGAAGAAGATCCAACCGAAGTGGAAGCTGGTAAATATAACCTGAACTTCGTGAAACTGGACGGTAACGTAGGTTGCATGGTTAACGGCGCCGGTCTGGCCATGGCGACCATGGACATGATCAAACTGAGCGGCGGTGATCCGGCCAACTTCCTGGACGTAGGTGGTACTGCCAACGCACAAACCGTTGAAGCAGGCTTCCGCATCATCCTGAAAGACCCTAAAGTAAAAGCTATCCTGATCAATATCTTCGGCGGTATCGTTCGTTGCGACAGGGTTGCCCAGGGTGTTATCGACGCCTACAAATCCATCGGCAACATCAACGTTCCGATCATTGTACGCTTACAGGGTACCAACGCCAAAGAAGCAAAAGAACTGATCGAAGCCAGCGGCCTGAAAGTGCAGTCTGCTACCCTCCTCAGTGAAGCTGCTGACCTGGTGAACAAAGCACTGAACTAA
- a CDS encoding thioredoxin family protein, whose translation MQKLTKALLVAALLPVMAVAQVSTQFIKGSWKELTNRARKEHKPIFIDTYFEGCHACKDMEVKVFPRPEVKKYMEENFICTGYDVFKEEFGMEMCRKYFMRGFPTYLVISGDGQLLDRSSGYQEPDRFMAFLKNNIVRYKAGKTLAGFGNSLSSKDPAFYRAMWDKNYKGGDKDEIAGYLAKQKDKLAESTFKVMQMTAVLPDDYRTFYLKNRGAYLDRFGEDLNINIMDKLLKQDIAALPAALDKAAFDVFLQKQQAVYRPEDWNYVQMYYAENYLYKKCKDVRAFLEFAAAHPDRNENRVRYMQFYLGAELAKDAALKAQYLKWADAVVTADASLENLQGLVRMSRGVDQAQARKFLGWVIDKKKSWGDDTAKEEAELKNFGS comes from the coding sequence ATGCAAAAGCTAACCAAAGCATTGCTGGTAGCTGCGTTATTGCCTGTTATGGCCGTAGCGCAGGTCAGTACCCAATTCATTAAAGGCAGCTGGAAAGAGCTCACCAACAGGGCCAGGAAAGAACACAAACCTATTTTTATCGACACCTATTTTGAAGGTTGCCATGCCTGTAAAGACATGGAAGTAAAAGTTTTTCCACGGCCGGAAGTAAAAAAGTACATGGAAGAAAATTTTATCTGTACCGGTTATGACGTGTTTAAGGAAGAATTTGGGATGGAGATGTGCCGCAAGTATTTTATGCGCGGTTTTCCCACTTACCTGGTTATTTCCGGTGACGGCCAGTTGCTGGACAGAAGCTCCGGTTACCAGGAGCCTGACAGGTTCATGGCCTTTCTGAAAAACAATATTGTCCGTTACAAAGCCGGTAAAACACTGGCCGGTTTTGGCAACAGCCTTTCCTCCAAAGACCCCGCTTTCTACAGGGCCATGTGGGACAAGAATTACAAAGGCGGAGATAAAGACGAGATTGCGGGGTATCTGGCCAAACAAAAAGACAAGCTGGCCGAATCCACTTTTAAGGTAATGCAGATGACCGCTGTGCTGCCGGATGATTACCGCACATTTTACCTGAAGAACCGGGGCGCTTACCTGGACCGTTTCGGTGAAGATCTGAACATCAATATCATGGACAAGCTGCTGAAGCAGGATATAGCTGCGCTGCCAGCCGCCCTGGACAAAGCCGCATTTGACGTGTTCCTGCAAAAGCAGCAGGCCGTATACCGCCCGGAGGATTGGAACTATGTGCAGATGTATTATGCAGAAAACTACCTCTATAAAAAATGCAAAGATGTCAGGGCATTTCTCGAGTTTGCCGCTGCGCATCCGGACCGCAACGAAAACAGGGTGCGGTATATGCAGTTTTACCTGGGAGCGGAGTTAGCCAAAGATGCTGCCTTAAAAGCGCAGTACCTGAAATGGGCGGATGCGGTGGTGACTGCCGATGCCAGTCTGGAAAACCTGCAAGGGCTTGTACGGATGAGCAGGGGAGTAGACCAGGCGCAAGCCAGGAAATTCCTGGGCTGGGTGATTGATAAAAAGAAATCCTGGGGGGATGATACAGCGAAAGAAGAGGCCGAATTGAAGAATTTTGGCAGTTAA
- a CDS encoding HYC_CC_PP family protein, with protein MKRFFAIFFAVLYTLLTSGFTVNVHYCMGKLASVKLQNVPDEDQCKKCGRPVKSMDCCKNEVKFCKVTTSHQAAKALQQDAPVTVDLQLPVKILDTPSLLSLQLAQSSYPHDPPDIGAATPVFLRNCVFLI; from the coding sequence ATGAAACGTTTTTTTGCCATATTTTTTGCTGTCCTGTACACGCTGTTAACCAGCGGGTTCACGGTAAACGTGCATTATTGCATGGGCAAACTGGCGTCCGTAAAATTGCAGAACGTTCCTGATGAGGACCAGTGCAAGAAATGCGGCCGGCCGGTAAAAAGTATGGACTGCTGTAAAAACGAGGTGAAATTCTGCAAGGTGACTACCTCCCATCAGGCGGCCAAAGCCCTGCAGCAGGATGCGCCGGTAACGGTTGACTTACAACTGCCGGTAAAAATCCTGGACACTCCTTCCTTGTTGTCCCTACAGCTGGCGCAAAGCAGCTATCCGCACGATCCGCCTGATATAGGCGCTGCTACGCCCGTTTTCCTCCGTAACTGTGTTTTCCTGATCTGA
- a CDS encoding putative porin, which yields MVLLLAGSHSLMAQFNTSRFGNTGGGGGSSKMQRDTMHHHEEPDTLTLTYRYLGEPTDFTIDSSVADFNIDFLKVPANYMTLGNSGSAARNIIFTPLMKPGFDAGFHAYDIYGFNHANARFYNTNRPYSELNYLVGSKQEQVIGVTHTQNRTDRFNFAFDYRKVNAPGYYRTQTTNHDTYRLTARYQSKNKRANTYLSFYYNKLNGGENGGIKSDTFLANKDYRNRQSIDVNLGNQEVTQYAFFGTKIPVKSQYQETGLLIQQQYDWGRGDTLHINDSTDYYRYRPIFRVQYTFNFQNNNYQFIDNSQDTFFYTRHYGFDFIRAGDTIQAKHQWKTISNDLSLIQFPVLGNLGHFINLGARFESITGTFLDADINFTNLALHGEYRNKTRNKQWDFSARGEFYVVGQNIGDYSIYGSLRRHINDLLGDVKLSVSNVNREPSYVYKFFNSNRDTWYNSTTAKENTTQLQFAAENPKLKYSLAVNYFLFTNYTYFKDYFHSAQSPNLFNLLQVVFSKKFTIRPFSWYAEVAFQQRHGEGPLNVPAVWTRHRFAFEKLLYRNLNLMTGLEFRYNTSYNADDYSPLLGQFVYQNTTSVKYNAPDIAAFAHFRIKSFSAFVRAENLNVFFTQNNHSAPLYPYNNFDFRLGLRWWFIN from the coding sequence ATGGTCCTGCTGTTGGCAGGTAGTCATTCCTTAATGGCACAGTTCAATACCAGCCGGTTCGGCAATACGGGCGGTGGCGGCGGCTCCAGTAAAATGCAGCGAGACACGATGCACCACCACGAAGAGCCGGACACGCTTACATTGACTTACCGTTACCTCGGTGAGCCGACGGATTTTACCATCGACTCGTCTGTGGCGGATTTCAATATCGACTTCCTGAAAGTGCCGGCCAACTATATGACGCTGGGCAACAGTGGTTCAGCTGCCCGTAATATCATCTTTACACCGCTGATGAAACCCGGATTTGACGCCGGTTTTCATGCGTACGATATCTATGGCTTCAACCACGCCAATGCCAGGTTTTATAATACCAACCGTCCTTATTCCGAACTGAACTACCTTGTAGGCAGCAAACAGGAGCAGGTGATTGGCGTAACCCACACCCAGAACCGTACGGACCGTTTTAACTTCGCCTTCGACTACCGCAAGGTGAACGCGCCCGGCTACTACCGCACGCAAACCACCAACCACGATACCTACCGGCTCACCGCCCGTTACCAGAGTAAGAACAAGCGGGCCAATACTTATCTCAGCTTTTACTACAACAAACTCAATGGGGGCGAAAACGGCGGCATCAAAAGCGATACCTTCCTGGCGAATAAAGACTACAGAAACCGCCAGAGCATTGATGTAAACCTTGGTAACCAGGAAGTGACCCAATATGCCTTCTTCGGTACCAAAATTCCCGTAAAATCGCAGTACCAGGAAACCGGGCTGCTGATCCAGCAACAGTACGACTGGGGCCGCGGAGATACCCTTCACATCAACGACTCGACGGACTATTACCGCTACCGGCCTATTTTCCGGGTGCAGTACACGTTTAACTTCCAGAACAACAACTACCAGTTCATCGACAATAGTCAGGATACTTTTTTCTACACCCGCCATTATGGGTTTGACTTCATCAGGGCCGGTGATACCATCCAGGCCAAACATCAGTGGAAAACAATCTCCAATGACCTGTCGCTGATACAGTTCCCGGTGCTGGGCAACCTGGGCCACTTTATTAATCTCGGCGCCCGCTTTGAAAGCATTACCGGCACCTTTCTCGATGCAGACATCAATTTCACCAATCTTGCGCTGCACGGGGAATACCGCAACAAAACCCGCAATAAACAATGGGATTTCTCTGCCCGTGGCGAGTTTTACGTAGTGGGCCAGAATATCGGGGATTACAGTATTTACGGTAGTTTGCGACGACATATCAATGACCTGCTGGGCGATGTGAAGTTGTCTGTCAGCAACGTGAACCGGGAACCATCTTACGTATACAAGTTTTTCAACAGTAACAGGGATACGTGGTACAACAGTACTACTGCCAAGGAAAATACCACCCAGCTACAGTTTGCGGCCGAAAACCCCAAACTGAAGTATAGCCTGGCAGTGAACTATTTCCTGTTCACCAACTACACATACTTCAAGGATTATTTCCATAGCGCGCAGTCACCCAACCTGTTCAACCTGTTACAGGTGGTGTTTAGCAAGAAATTCACCATCCGCCCGTTCTCCTGGTATGCGGAAGTGGCTTTCCAGCAGCGCCATGGCGAAGGTCCACTCAACGTGCCAGCTGTCTGGACACGTCACCGCTTTGCTTTCGAGAAATTGTTGTACCGGAACCTCAACCTGATGACAGGGCTGGAATTCCGCTACAATACCTCCTATAACGCTGACGACTACTCGCCGTTGCTCGGACAGTTTGTTTACCAAAACACGACCAGCGTGAAATACAATGCACCGGACATTGCTGCGTTTGCGCATTTCCGTATCAAGTCTTTCTCCGCGTTTGTGCGTGCAGAAAACCTGAACGTGTTCTTCACACAGAACAACCATTCCGCCCCGCTGTACCCTTACAATAACTTTGATTTCAGACTGGGACTGCGTTGGTGGTTTATTAACTAA